From Solwaraspora sp. WMMD1047, the proteins below share one genomic window:
- a CDS encoding cryptochrome/photolyase family protein yields the protein MHNRVMLLRRWLFADQLGPHFLDDPNQPVLLIESKGVFRRRAFHRQKAHLVLSALRHRAAELGDQAVHHRVETYRAGLTQLGESVDVCHPTSRRARDLVRSLPEVRMLPPRGFITSPEDFVGWADERRGTLRLEEFYRYARRRHGVLMDQGGPLGGRWNLDADNRQPPPSGAARLDVPPPPAIQEDEIDEAVRRDLDRWAGEGIRFVGRDGPRRFPATRAEAVARLEHFVAHRLPMFGPYEDAMLAADPLMAHSALSSSFNLGLLDPMAAVRAVEQAHRSGAAPLASAEGFIRQLLGWRDYVWHLYWYFDAGYRATNRLAARRSLPAWFADLDADAVGARCLADVLAGVRDRGWVHHIPRLMVLGNYGLQRGWRPSDLVDWFHRCFVDGYEWVMTANVVGMSQFADLGRITTKPYAAGGAYLNRMSDYCGGCRYDPRRRLGDEACPYTAGYWAFLAGSRERLHGNVRMNRALRQLDRLEDLPQVVAQEKERGSRAP from the coding sequence GTGCACAATCGGGTGATGCTGCTGCGGCGCTGGCTTTTCGCTGACCAACTGGGGCCGCATTTCCTCGACGACCCGAACCAGCCGGTGCTGTTGATCGAGTCGAAGGGGGTCTTCCGGCGGCGGGCCTTCCACCGGCAGAAGGCACACCTGGTGCTCTCGGCGTTGCGGCACCGGGCGGCCGAGCTCGGCGACCAGGCGGTTCACCACCGGGTGGAGACCTACCGGGCCGGGTTGACACAGCTCGGCGAGTCGGTCGACGTCTGCCACCCGACCTCGCGCCGGGCCCGGGATCTGGTCCGCTCGCTACCCGAGGTGCGGATGCTGCCGCCGCGCGGCTTCATCACCAGCCCCGAGGACTTCGTCGGCTGGGCCGACGAGCGGCGCGGCACGCTGCGCCTGGAGGAGTTCTACCGGTACGCCCGGCGCCGGCACGGCGTCCTGATGGACCAGGGCGGTCCGCTCGGCGGCCGGTGGAACCTGGACGCCGACAACCGGCAGCCCCCGCCGTCGGGCGCCGCCCGCCTGGACGTGCCGCCACCGCCGGCGATCCAGGAGGACGAGATCGACGAGGCGGTACGCCGGGACCTGGACCGGTGGGCCGGGGAGGGCATCCGGTTCGTCGGGCGGGACGGGCCGCGCCGGTTCCCGGCCACCCGGGCCGAGGCGGTGGCCCGGCTGGAGCACTTCGTGGCGCACCGGCTGCCGATGTTCGGGCCCTACGAGGACGCGATGCTCGCCGCCGACCCGCTGATGGCGCACAGCGCGCTCTCGTCCTCGTTCAACCTGGGTCTGCTCGATCCGATGGCGGCGGTGCGGGCCGTCGAGCAGGCCCACCGGTCCGGCGCGGCGCCGCTGGCCAGCGCCGAGGGGTTCATCCGGCAACTGCTCGGCTGGCGCGACTACGTCTGGCACCTCTACTGGTACTTCGACGCCGGCTACCGGGCCACCAACCGGTTGGCCGCCCGCCGGTCGCTGCCCGCCTGGTTCGCCGACCTGGACGCCGACGCGGTCGGTGCCCGCTGCCTGGCCGACGTGCTGGCCGGGGTCCGGGATCGGGGGTGGGTGCACCACATCCCCCGGCTGATGGTGCTCGGCAACTACGGCCTGCAGCGCGGCTGGCGCCCGTCGGACCTGGTCGACTGGTTCCACCGCTGCTTCGTCGACGGCTACGAGTGGGTGATGACCGCGAACGTGGTGGGCATGAGCCAGTTCGCCGACCTGGGCCGGATCACCACCAAGCCGTACGCGGCCGGCGGGGCGTACCTGAATCGGATGAGTGACTACTGCGGCGGCTGCCGGTACGACCCGCGCCGCCGGCTGGGCGACGAGGCGTGCCCGTACACGGCCGGCTACTGGGCCTTCCTGGCCGGCTCGCGGGAGCGGCTGCACGGCAACGTCCGGATGAACCGGGCGCTGCGGCAGCTGGACCGGCTGGAGGACCTGCCGCAGGTGGTGGCGCAGGAGAAGGAGCGCGGCTCCCGCGCGCCGTGA
- the rpmA gene encoding 50S ribosomal protein L27: MAHKKGASSSRNGRDSAAQRLGVKRFGGQVVSAGEILIRQRGTKFHPGDLVGRGGDDTLFALADGAVLFGTKRGRKTVSIVPAQQ, from the coding sequence ATGGCTCACAAAAAGGGTGCGTCCAGCTCGCGCAACGGTCGTGACTCCGCGGCCCAGCGGCTCGGCGTGAAGCGGTTCGGTGGCCAGGTGGTGAGCGCCGGGGAGATCCTGATCCGGCAGCGCGGCACCAAGTTCCACCCCGGCGACCTGGTCGGCCGCGGCGGCGACGACACGCTTTTCGCGCTGGCCGACGGGGCGGTCCTGTTCGGCACCAAGCGCGGTCGCAAGACCGTCAGCATCGTACCGGCGCAGCAGTAA
- a CDS encoding Rne/Rng family ribonuclease — translation MLDNEPEGGERNGATPTPETADTTPTGTNLTADAAPPAEVATPPVRRARATRRRTSPAAAEPAQAGAPVEAPAETTMVSGEAPDGDVLAPVAGDTESAPKTPRRRRKATTADKPESPAAEALTPAAPAEPEAPAADAPPVKVTRTRRRKAAPEAAPLFDATPAGDAPTGGATRTGSAAPVGGVTPEGEVAPGGEVAPGAAVVGSAGQAPSPVVPTAEPVGPAGTEADPQAPPTEEEPPRTRRRRAAITPPTVLFMAPEPETPPVRATVEAQPAPAAPAEDEPVEEPTESSRRRRRGRRTAEPVAAEAEVTAPATTDEETDEDEDDDEESAARRRRRRGRRGRGRGKGTAEDETDDEETEPAAKAADAEPADGDDSDDGSGDGVTRRRRRRRRKGAGEADGTADDGVPTVVKIREPRRGSSDEVQGVSGSTRLEAKRQRRRDGREQRRTRPPILSESEFLARREAVDRVMAVRQRGDRTQIAVLEDGVLVEHYVTRASAGTMAGNVYLGKVQNVLPSMEAAFVDVGRGRNAVLYAGEVNWDTTGLEGRARSIEQALRSGDSVLVQVTKDPIGHKGARLTSHIALSGRHLVYVPHGNASGISRKLPDTERKRLRDVLKKLVPDGAGVIVRTAAEGASEDELARDVKRLQAQWEDIQAKAAGGGAPVLLYEEPDLVIRVVRDLFNEDFRELVVQGENSYEMVESYLSHVSPDLVARLRRHTGATDVFAERRIDEQILKGLDRKVFLPSGGHLVIDRTEAMTVIDVNTGKYTGAGGNLEETVTRNNLEAAEEIVRQLRLRDIGGIVVIDFIDMVLESNRDLVLRRLTECLGRDRTKHQVTEITSLGLVQMTRKRIGAGLLEAFSETCDCCKGRGLIIHTEPVPEKPRAGANGGAAEKVKAVASASNGAAVVETTTTTSTGRRRGRRAAAPEKATVEVVEVAGDDDTMGYDLSRYENAMATPDLDEAPELANGVETEPTEPMRLAGADDPDALDENGDLDDEGEPAGAGGRRRSRRGTRRRTRP, via the coding sequence ATGCTCGACAACGAGCCCGAGGGCGGGGAGCGGAACGGCGCGACGCCGACCCCCGAAACCGCCGACACCACACCCACCGGCACCAACCTGACGGCTGACGCCGCGCCGCCCGCCGAGGTCGCGACGCCGCCGGTCCGGCGAGCCCGCGCCACCCGCCGCCGCACCTCTCCGGCGGCGGCCGAGCCGGCGCAGGCCGGCGCTCCGGTGGAGGCGCCCGCCGAGACCACGATGGTGAGCGGCGAGGCGCCGGACGGCGACGTCCTGGCGCCGGTCGCCGGCGACACCGAATCGGCCCCGAAGACCCCCCGCCGGCGTCGCAAGGCCACCACCGCGGACAAGCCCGAGTCGCCGGCCGCCGAAGCACTCACGCCGGCCGCCCCGGCCGAGCCCGAGGCCCCCGCCGCGGACGCCCCACCGGTCAAGGTGACCCGGACCCGCCGCCGCAAGGCCGCCCCCGAGGCCGCCCCGCTCTTCGACGCCACCCCGGCCGGCGACGCCCCGACCGGCGGTGCCACCCGGACCGGCAGTGCCGCCCCCGTCGGCGGTGTCACCCCCGAAGGCGAGGTCGCCCCGGGTGGCGAGGTCGCTCCGGGCGCGGCGGTCGTCGGGTCAGCCGGCCAGGCGCCGAGCCCGGTGGTACCCACCGCCGAGCCGGTCGGGCCGGCCGGCACCGAGGCGGACCCGCAGGCCCCACCCACCGAGGAGGAGCCGCCCCGGACCCGCCGCCGCCGGGCCGCCATCACCCCGCCGACCGTGCTCTTCATGGCGCCCGAGCCGGAGACGCCGCCGGTCCGGGCAACGGTCGAGGCGCAGCCCGCCCCGGCGGCCCCGGCCGAGGACGAACCGGTGGAGGAGCCGACCGAGTCGTCCCGGCGGCGCCGCCGTGGCCGACGTACCGCCGAACCGGTCGCCGCCGAGGCCGAGGTGACGGCCCCCGCGACCACCGACGAGGAGACCGACGAGGACGAGGACGACGACGAGGAGTCGGCCGCCCGGCGGCGCCGCCGCCGGGGCCGCCGCGGCCGTGGCCGCGGCAAGGGCACCGCCGAGGACGAGACGGACGACGAGGAGACCGAGCCGGCCGCCAAGGCCGCCGACGCCGAGCCCGCCGACGGTGACGACTCGGACGACGGCTCCGGCGACGGAGTCACTCGGCGACGTCGCCGGCGGCGCCGCAAGGGCGCCGGCGAGGCCGACGGTACGGCCGACGACGGCGTGCCGACCGTTGTCAAGATCCGCGAACCGCGCCGGGGCAGCTCGGACGAGGTGCAGGGCGTCTCCGGGTCGACCCGGCTGGAGGCCAAGCGGCAGCGCCGGCGCGACGGGCGCGAGCAGCGCCGGACCCGGCCGCCGATCCTGAGCGAGTCGGAGTTCCTGGCCCGCCGGGAGGCGGTCGACCGGGTGATGGCGGTCCGGCAGCGCGGCGACCGCACCCAGATCGCGGTGCTGGAGGACGGGGTGCTGGTCGAGCACTACGTCACCCGGGCCTCCGCCGGCACGATGGCCGGCAACGTCTACCTCGGCAAGGTGCAGAACGTGCTGCCGAGCATGGAGGCCGCCTTCGTCGACGTCGGTCGGGGCCGCAACGCGGTGCTCTACGCCGGCGAGGTCAACTGGGACACCACCGGCCTGGAGGGGCGGGCCCGCTCGATCGAGCAGGCGCTGCGCTCCGGGGACTCGGTGCTGGTGCAGGTCACCAAGGACCCGATCGGGCACAAGGGCGCCCGGCTGACCAGCCACATCGCGCTGTCCGGCCGGCACCTGGTCTACGTCCCGCACGGCAACGCCTCCGGGATCAGCCGCAAGCTGCCCGACACCGAGCGCAAGCGGCTACGGGACGTGCTGAAGAAGCTGGTGCCGGACGGCGCGGGCGTGATCGTCCGGACTGCCGCCGAGGGCGCCAGCGAGGACGAGCTGGCCCGCGACGTGAAGCGGCTGCAGGCGCAGTGGGAGGACATCCAGGCCAAGGCCGCCGGTGGCGGCGCCCCGGTGCTGCTATACGAGGAGCCGGACCTGGTGATCCGGGTGGTCCGGGACCTGTTCAACGAGGACTTCCGGGAACTCGTGGTGCAGGGCGAGAACTCGTACGAGATGGTCGAGTCGTACCTGTCGCACGTCTCGCCGGACCTAGTGGCCCGGCTGCGCCGGCACACCGGCGCCACCGACGTCTTCGCCGAGCGGCGGATCGACGAGCAGATCCTCAAGGGCCTGGACCGCAAGGTCTTCCTGCCGTCCGGCGGTCACCTGGTGATCGACCGGACCGAGGCGATGACCGTCATCGACGTGAACACCGGCAAGTACACCGGCGCCGGCGGCAACCTGGAGGAGACGGTCACCCGCAACAACCTGGAGGCGGCCGAGGAGATCGTCCGGCAGCTCCGGCTGCGCGACATCGGCGGCATCGTGGTGATCGACTTCATCGACATGGTGCTGGAGTCCAACCGTGACCTGGTGCTGCGCCGGCTGACCGAGTGCCTGGGCCGGGACCGGACCAAGCACCAGGTCACCGAGATCACCTCGCTGGGGCTGGTCCAGATGACCCGGAAGCGGATCGGCGCCGGGCTGCTGGAGGCGTTCAGCGAAACCTGCGACTGCTGCAAGGGCCGCGGCCTGATCATCCACACCGAGCCGGTGCCGGAGAAGCCGCGGGCCGGCGCCAACGGGGGCGCCGCCGAGAAGGTGAAGGCGGTCGCCTCCGCCTCCAACGGCGCCGCCGTCGTGGAGACGACGACCACCACCAGTACCGGCCGCCGCCGGGGTCGGCGGGCCGCCGCCCCGGAGAAGGCCACCGTCGAGGTGGTCGAGGTCGCCGGGGACGACGACACCATGGGGTACGACCTGTCGCGCTACGAGAACGCCATGGCGACGCCGGACCTCGACGAGGCGCCCGAGCTGGCCAACGGGGTCGAGACGGAGCCGACCGAGCCGATGCGGCTGGCCGGCGCCGACGACCCCGACGCGCTCGACGAGAACGGCGACCTGGACGACGAGGGCGAGCCGGCCGGTGCCGGTGGCCGGCGTCGGTCCCGGCGCGGCACCCGCCGGCGGACCCGTCCCTGA
- the rplU gene encoding 50S ribosomal protein L21: protein MYAIVKTGGKQYKVAEGDVIEVEKLTGQPGDAVTLAAVLLVTDGDDAASRVVTDAAELAKVAVSGEIAAHTKGPKIRIHKFKNKTGYHKRQGHRQPLTQIKVTGISNGK, encoded by the coding sequence ATGTACGCGATCGTCAAGACCGGCGGCAAGCAGTACAAGGTCGCCGAGGGCGACGTGATCGAGGTCGAGAAGCTCACCGGCCAGCCCGGTGACGCCGTGACCCTCGCCGCGGTGCTCCTGGTGACCGACGGCGACGACGCTGCCTCCCGGGTCGTCACCGACGCGGCTGAGCTGGCCAAGGTCGCGGTTTCCGGCGAGATCGCCGCCCACACCAAGGGCCCCAAGATCCGCATCCACAAGTTCAAGAACAAGACCGGTTACCACAAGCGGCAGGGGCACCGTCAGCCGCTGACCCAGATCAAGGTCACCGGCATCTCCAACGGAAAGTAA
- a CDS encoding TIGR03936 family radical SAM-associated protein → MAAKRQPEGGQDPVVQKIRIRYAKRGPMRFTSHRDFARAFERALRRGGVPIAFSQGFTPHPKISYASAAPTGVASEAEYLEIGLRAEVDPAALRAALDAALSPGLDVLDAVRAGPGGLADRIDASHWRIELPGVQPAVLRQAVAAFRAASEVPVERLTKQGRRVFDSRAAVTRIDVIESTGAPSEVTAVPCAILDLVVRQVTPSVRPDDVLAGLRVVADLEPPVPPSATRLAQGRLTAQGEIVDPLEADRDGAVIGER, encoded by the coding sequence ATGGCCGCGAAACGCCAGCCCGAGGGGGGCCAGGACCCCGTCGTCCAGAAGATCCGGATCCGGTACGCCAAGCGCGGTCCGATGCGCTTCACCTCGCACCGTGACTTCGCCCGCGCCTTCGAGCGGGCGCTGCGCCGCGGAGGCGTGCCGATCGCCTTCTCCCAGGGCTTCACCCCACACCCCAAGATCTCGTACGCCAGCGCCGCCCCCACCGGGGTGGCCAGCGAGGCGGAGTACCTGGAGATCGGCCTGCGGGCGGAGGTCGACCCGGCCGCGCTGCGGGCCGCGTTGGACGCGGCGCTCTCGCCGGGCCTGGACGTGCTCGACGCGGTGCGGGCCGGGCCGGGCGGGCTGGCCGACCGGATCGACGCCTCGCACTGGCGGATCGAACTGCCGGGCGTGCAGCCGGCGGTGCTGCGGCAGGCCGTGGCCGCGTTCCGGGCCGCGTCGGAGGTGCCGGTCGAGCGGCTGACCAAGCAGGGACGGCGCGTCTTCGACAGCCGGGCTGCAGTTACGCGCATCGATGTGATCGAGTCAACCGGGGCACCTTCCGAGGTCACGGCCGTACCGTGTGCGATACTCGACCTAGTCGTACGGCAGGTCACCCCGTCCGTACGGCCCGATGACGTCCTAGCTGGCCTCCGCGTGGTGGCCGACCTGGAGCCGCCGGTGCCGCCAAGCGCGACCCGGCTGGCGCAGGGCAGGCTGACCGCGCAGGGGGAGATCGTGGATCCGTTGGAGGCGGACCGCGACGGGGCAGTCATTGGTGAACGCTAG
- a CDS encoding TIGR03960 family B12-binding radical SAM protein translates to MSAVTGAARTPAANSVWPRLEQLLPRVSKPIQYVGGELGAVVKDWEQATVRWALMYPDAYEVGLPNQGVQILYEVLNELPDVLAERTYAVWPDLEALMREHGVPQFTVEAHRPVGEFDLFGISFATELGYTNLLTAIDLAGIPLLAADRTDAHPVIVAGGHAAFNPEPIADFIDAAVLGDGEEAVLEITEIVRAWKAEGSPGGRDEMLLRLARTESVYVPRFYDVDYLPDGRIQRVVPNRADVPFRVHKRTTMDLDAWPYPKKPLVPLAETVHERYAVEIFRGCTRGCRFCQAGMITRPVRERSITTVGQMVKEGLEYSGFHEVGLLSLSSADHSEIGDMCSGLAQQYEGTNVSLSLPSTRVDAFNIELAQELSRNGRRTGLTFAPEGGSERIRKVINKMVSEEDLIRTVVTAYGNGWRQVKLYFMCGLPTETDDDVLQIARLAHEVIKAGRAETGSKDIRCTVSIGGFVPKPHTPFQWAPMERPEVIDNRLRLLKQAINADRSLGRAIGYRYHDGEPSLIEGLLSRGDRRVGAVIRRVWENGGRFDGWSEHFSYRRWVDAAAEVLPAYGVDLDWFTTRQREQLEVLPWDHLDSGLDKDWLWQDWQDSLSEYEQDDCRWTPCFDCGVCPSMDTEIQIGPTGRKLLPLTPVNTGLRVPAGTQG, encoded by the coding sequence ATGAGTGCCGTGACCGGCGCCGCGCGTACGCCCGCGGCGAACTCCGTGTGGCCCCGGCTGGAACAGCTGCTGCCGAGGGTGAGCAAACCCATCCAGTACGTGGGTGGCGAGCTGGGCGCGGTGGTCAAGGACTGGGAGCAGGCGACCGTCCGGTGGGCGCTGATGTATCCGGACGCCTACGAGGTGGGGCTGCCCAACCAGGGCGTGCAGATCCTCTACGAGGTGCTCAACGAGCTGCCCGACGTGCTGGCCGAGCGGACCTACGCGGTCTGGCCGGACCTGGAGGCGCTGATGCGGGAGCACGGCGTGCCGCAGTTCACCGTCGAGGCGCACCGGCCGGTCGGTGAGTTCGACCTGTTCGGCATCTCGTTCGCCACCGAGCTTGGCTACACCAACCTGCTCACCGCGATCGACCTGGCCGGGATACCGCTGCTGGCCGCCGACCGGACCGACGCGCACCCGGTGATCGTGGCCGGCGGGCACGCCGCCTTCAACCCGGAGCCGATCGCCGACTTCATCGACGCCGCGGTGCTCGGCGACGGCGAGGAGGCGGTCCTGGAGATCACCGAGATCGTCCGGGCCTGGAAGGCCGAGGGCAGCCCCGGCGGCCGGGACGAGATGCTGCTGCGGCTGGCCCGCACCGAGAGCGTCTACGTGCCGCGCTTCTACGACGTGGACTACCTGCCCGACGGCCGGATCCAGCGGGTGGTGCCGAACCGGGCGGACGTGCCGTTCCGGGTGCACAAGCGCACGACCATGGACCTGGACGCCTGGCCGTACCCGAAGAAGCCGCTGGTGCCGCTCGCCGAGACGGTGCACGAGCGGTACGCCGTGGAGATCTTCCGGGGCTGCACCCGGGGCTGCCGGTTCTGCCAGGCCGGCATGATCACCCGGCCGGTCCGGGAGCGGTCCATCACCACCGTCGGGCAGATGGTCAAGGAGGGTCTGGAGTACTCCGGCTTCCACGAGGTCGGGTTGCTGTCGCTGTCGTCGGCCGACCACTCCGAGATCGGCGACATGTGCTCCGGCCTGGCCCAGCAGTACGAGGGCACCAACGTGTCGCTGTCGCTGCCGTCGACCCGGGTGGACGCGTTCAACATCGAGCTGGCCCAGGAGCTGTCCCGCAACGGGCGGCGCACCGGGTTGACCTTCGCGCCGGAGGGCGGCTCCGAGCGGATCCGCAAGGTGATCAACAAGATGGTGTCGGAGGAGGACCTGATCCGCACCGTCGTCACCGCGTACGGCAACGGCTGGCGGCAGGTCAAGCTCTACTTCATGTGCGGGCTGCCCACCGAGACCGACGACGACGTGCTGCAGATCGCCCGGCTCGCGCACGAGGTGATCAAGGCCGGGCGGGCCGAGACCGGTTCGAAGGACATCCGCTGCACGGTCTCGATCGGCGGGTTCGTGCCCAAGCCGCACACCCCGTTCCAGTGGGCGCCGATGGAGCGCCCCGAGGTGATCGACAACCGGCTGCGCCTGCTCAAGCAGGCGATAAACGCCGACCGGTCGCTGGGCCGGGCGATCGGCTACCGCTACCACGACGGCGAGCCGTCACTCATCGAGGGGCTGCTGTCGCGGGGCGACCGGCGGGTCGGCGCGGTGATCCGGCGGGTCTGGGAGAACGGCGGCCGGTTCGACGGCTGGAGCGAGCACTTCTCCTACCGGCGCTGGGTGGACGCCGCCGCCGAGGTGCTGCCCGCCTACGGCGTGGACCTGGACTGGTTCACCACCCGCCAGCGCGAGCAGCTCGAGGTGCTCCCGTGGGACCACCTCGACTCCGGGCTGGACAAGGACTGGCTCTGGCAGGACTGGCAGGACTCCCTCTCCGAGTACGAGCAGGACGACTGCCGGTGGACGCCGTGCTTCGACTGCGGGGTCTGCCCGTCCATGGACACCGAGATCCAGATCGGGCCGACCGGCCGCAAGCTGCTCCCGCTGACCCCGGTCAACACCGGGCTGCGGGTGCCCGCCGGCACCCAGGGGTGA